In Erigeron canadensis isolate Cc75 chromosome 1, C_canadensis_v1, whole genome shotgun sequence, a single window of DNA contains:
- the LOC122586658 gene encoding uncharacterized protein LOC122586658 has translation MKLWEKVIKMRLRRVTKVAENQFGFMPGRSTMEAIHITRSLMEKYREKQKALHCAFLDLEKAYDSVPRQLIWRMLQAKGVTGRYIRGSALSPYLFTLIIDELSRGLQEELPWCMIFADYIALIARSTEELNQRIEKWREALEDHGLCVSREKTEYLRCDFDNQEIRQDGDEVISIGGRILCLKESFRYLGSVMHKSGK, from the exons ATGAAGCTATGGGAGAAAGTGATAAAGATGAGACTTAGAAGGGTTACAAAGGTGGCAGAGAACCAATTCGGTTTTATGCCAGGTAGGTCGACAATGGAGGCTATTCACATCACCAGAAGCCTTATGGAGAAGTATAGGGAAAAACAAAAAGCGCTACACTGTGCCTTCCTAGATTTGGAAAAGGCATACGATAGTGTACCACGACAGCTGATTTGGAGGATGCTACAAGCAAAAGGAGTTACCGGGAGATACATTAGG GGTTCGGCACTTAGCCCATACCTCTTTACGTTGATCATAGACGAACTGTCAAGGGGCCTACAGGAGGAACTACCGTGGTGTATGATTTTTGCCGATTACATTGCGCTGATAGCGAGATCGACGGAGGAACTAAACCAGAGGATAGAGAAATGGAGAGAAGCCCTTGAAGACCATGGTTTGTGCGTGAGCCGAGAGAAGACAGAATACCTTAGATGTGACTTCGATAACCAGGAGATTAGACAAGATGGGGATGAGGTTATTAGCATTGGGGGCCGCATATTGTGTCTGAAGGAGTCTTTTAGATACCTGGGATCAGTGATGCACAAATCGGGGAAATAG
- the LOC122586666 gene encoding uncharacterized protein LOC122586666: MGIYEGVHGGLGFGRRNEEGSRILEFATAHDLVIANSFFRKRKSQLITFQSGGNETQATKTEKAVRPRTPWKNLMGEAAETFRSTTSARFSLEIQNGEHMDADQLWTHLAKGMRETAKAVLGETRGTGSQQKGGRESWWISEEVQTKVATKLSCFKELIKSKQNGTNEDWSLARQRY, translated from the exons ATGGGCATATACGAGGGTGTACACGGGGGTTTAGGATTTGGTCGGAGGAATGAAGAGGGAAGCAGGATATTGGAATTCGCTACTGCGCATGACCTGGTAATAGCAAACTCGTTCTTCCGAAAGAGGAAATCTCAGCTAATTACCTTCCAGAGCGGCGGCAATGAAAC ACAAGCAACCAAGACAGAGAAGGCTGTAAGGCCAAGAACCCCATGGAAAAACCTTATGGGTGAAGCAGCAGAGACGTTTAGATCGACGACCAGTGCGAGGTTCTCATTAGAGATTCAAAACGGCGAGCATATGGATGCTGATCAGTTGTGGACACACTTGGCAAAGGGTATGAGGGAGACGGCAAAGGCGGTACTAGGGGAAACAAGAGGGACAGGTAGTCAACAGAAAGGGGGTAGGGAATCTTGGTGGATCAGTGAAGAGGTCCAGACCAAGGTTGCGACAAAACTTAGCTGCTTTAAAGAACTTATCAAGAGCAAGCAAAACGGGACAAATGAGGACTGGTCCTTGGCTAGGCAGAGATACTAA